A window from Nitrospira sp. ND1 encodes these proteins:
- a CDS encoding GNAT family N-acetyltransferase encodes MTRRIEKLQPHHAVEAFDCGHEVLNRFLQKHAVQNQFSGGSQTYVGLVDNIVVGYYALAVGSVEQDNAPERVKKGLAKHSIPIMLLARLAVDLHWQKQGVGAALLKDATLRTLQAADIAGIRALVVHAKDNVAKKFYERFDFLPSPSDALHLFILLKDVRKIGS; translated from the coding sequence TTGACTAGGCGTATCGAGAAACTTCAGCCGCATCACGCAGTTGAAGCGTTCGACTGCGGACATGAAGTCCTCAATCGCTTCCTCCAGAAGCACGCAGTACAAAATCAATTCAGTGGTGGGTCGCAAACCTATGTGGGGTTGGTCGATAACATTGTCGTCGGTTATTACGCACTCGCGGTGGGATCGGTGGAACAAGATAACGCTCCGGAAAGAGTGAAGAAGGGGCTGGCAAAACATTCCATTCCCATCATGCTGCTTGCCAGGTTAGCGGTAGATCTTCACTGGCAGAAACAAGGAGTCGGTGCTGCCCTATTGAAGGACGCTACACTGCGGACGCTTCAGGCCGCCGATATTGCAGGAATTCGCGCCTTGGTGGTCCATGCCAAAGATAATGTAGCTAAAAAGTTCTACGAGCGTTTCGATTTCCTTCCTTCACCAAGCGATGCTTTGCATCTCTTCATTCTCCTCAAAGACGTCCGAAAGATAGGTTCATAA
- the rph gene encoding ribonuclease PH: MASGAGLGRIDGRRRDQIRPVRVTRNFTKHAEGSVLIEMGDTKVICTASIEEKVPPFLKGKGAGWVTAEYAMLPRATHDRSPRESVKGKQGGRTLEIQRLVGRALRAVIDTGRLGERTIWIDCDVIQADGGTRTASITGSFIALADAVGVLKKKDLIKVNPLTDYLAAISIGKVGGQVMVDLAYEEDSHAEVDLNLVMTGAGQYVEVQGTAEKTPFNKKDMDEFLDLGWGAIRELVDLQKSLIGSLS, translated from the coding sequence ATGGCGAGCGGAGCAGGGTTAGGTCGAATCGATGGCCGTCGGCGGGATCAGATCCGTCCGGTTAGGGTGACGCGCAATTTTACGAAACATGCCGAAGGCTCCGTCTTGATCGAAATGGGGGACACTAAGGTCATTTGCACGGCGTCGATTGAAGAAAAAGTTCCGCCGTTTTTAAAAGGTAAGGGTGCCGGCTGGGTGACAGCCGAATATGCCATGCTGCCCCGGGCCACGCACGATCGTTCGCCCCGGGAATCGGTCAAGGGTAAGCAGGGCGGCCGCACGTTGGAGATTCAGCGGTTGGTCGGACGTGCGCTCCGTGCCGTGATCGATACGGGCCGTTTGGGCGAACGGACCATCTGGATCGATTGTGATGTGATTCAAGCGGATGGTGGAACTCGCACGGCCTCCATTACCGGCTCCTTTATCGCCCTCGCGGATGCCGTGGGTGTGCTGAAGAAAAAGGACTTGATCAAGGTTAATCCGTTGACCGATTACCTGGCGGCCATCAGTATCGGCAAGGTCGGGGGACAGGTCATGGTGGACCTAGCCTACGAAGAAGACTCGCATGCCGAGGTGGATTTGAATCTGGTGATGACCGGCGCCGGGCAGTACGTCGAAGTGCAGGGGACGGCTGAAAAGACGCCGTTCAATAAGAAAGATATGGATGAGTTTCTCGATCTCGGCTGGGGCGCGATCCGTGAATTGGTTGATTTGCAAAAGTCGTTGATCGGCTCGCTGAGTTAA
- a CDS encoding TenA family transcriptional regulator yields MAHKRLTRTQFLERLLAIMDCKHHWAWPIIMGPGITKAQLKLHYQQEFLVYVRDFPVLLARVHGQNPPSDVRRMLAENIYEEDTGGLSFGRSHPELFNEMMRGLGFDGETFRRTKLLPASARYRAWLEKVTASRDWVVGAAALAVFVEGSIKDRQEIQAPSKPKTETEIEAYIDAHPLIRHHGIDRQHMDLIRAHQKVEAGHRQDAYTMVVNYAETRSQQNAVLACVTKGLALWMAYRDSVAKACKLKKA; encoded by the coding sequence ATGGCACACAAGAGATTGACCCGCACACAATTTCTCGAACGGCTGTTGGCGATCATGGACTGCAAACACCACTGGGCCTGGCCGATCATCATGGGGCCCGGCATCACGAAAGCCCAGCTGAAGCTTCACTATCAACAGGAGTTCCTGGTCTACGTTCGCGACTTCCCTGTTCTGCTGGCCCGCGTGCACGGGCAGAATCCGCCTTCCGATGTGCGGCGCATGTTGGCGGAGAATATTTATGAGGAAGATACCGGCGGGCTCTCCTTCGGCCGATCCCATCCCGAACTCTTTAACGAAATGATGCGCGGCCTGGGCTTCGACGGCGAGACGTTTCGCAGGACGAAACTCCTCCCTGCCAGCGCGCGGTATCGAGCATGGCTGGAAAAGGTCACGGCCAGTCGTGACTGGGTGGTCGGGGCGGCTGCCCTCGCCGTATTTGTCGAGGGCAGCATCAAGGACCGGCAGGAGATCCAGGCGCCCTCCAAGCCGAAAACCGAGACGGAGATTGAAGCCTATATCGATGCCCATCCTCTTATTCGTCACCATGGAATCGACCGGCAGCACATGGATTTGATTCGCGCCCACCAGAAGGTTGAGGCGGGTCATCGACAGGATGCGTACACGATGGTCGTCAACTACGCCGAAACCAGAAGCCAACAAAACGCTGTGCTCGCATGCGTCACCAAAGGCCTCGCCTTGTGGATGGCCTACCGCGACAGCGTCGCGAAAGCCTGTAAGCTGAAGAAAGCCTAG
- the metH gene encoding methionine synthase produces the protein MPVHEVRDLLRERILILDGAMGTMIQRYKLDEAAFRGERFRNWTKDLKGHNDLLNVTRPDVIEAIHRQYLEAGADIIETNTFNSQSVSLADYGMDDLGYELSKAGAECAKRAVAQVVAAQPTRRCFVAGAIGPTTKTSSVSTDSNDAAARGTTYPELVQAYGEQVRGLLDGGVDLLLVETIFDTLNAKAAFFAIQRLFAEGARQVPIMASVTFIQAGSNRGFSGQTVEGFWNSISHVPLLSVGMNCALGPREMRPLIEELSQIAPIFVSSHPNAGLPNPLLPTGFPETPDSLAPQLREWAQNGWLNIVGGCCGTTPDHIRSIATAVKGVTPRQPSKVEPYLRLSGLEALTVRPESNFVNVGERTNITGSPAFSKLILAGDYDKALTVARQQVEGGAQVIDINMDEGMLDSKAAMQKFLRLLAAESDIARVPIMVDSSKWEVIEEGLRNIQGKGIVNSISLKEGEAKFLEQARLIRRYGAAIVVMAFDERGQADSVARRIEICERSYRLLTEQVGVPPQDIIFDPNILTVATGLEEHNNYAVDFIDATRWIKQHLPLAKVSGGVSNISFSFRGNNVVREAMHAAFLYHAIQAGLDMGIVNAGQLAVYEEIPKDLLTLVEDVLLNRRPDATERLVAFADTVKQKGKTAVKDDEWRTRPVEERLAHALVKGLTDYIDQDVEEARQKSSRPLDVIEGPLMAGMNIVGDLFGSGKMFLPQVVKSARVMKKAVAYLMPFMEAEKLRLGTSRANGKVLLATVKGDVHDIGKNIVGVVLGCNNYEVIDLGVMVSCEKILAAAREHQVDMVGLSGLITPSLDEMVHVAKEMTRQGFTVPLLIGGATTSKAHTAVKIAPSYGHATVHVLDASRAVGVVGSLINEEQRESFSAGVRADYDRIRQAHQDRGPKTLRSLEAARKHKLSTDWAAADIPAPSFTGVRQIDRMPLRELVPYIDWSPFFHTWELRGRYPAILDDATVGPKAKELLADAQALLEEIIQGELLTARGVYGFFPANSAGDDIHLYRDPDRREPLATFHTLRQQMEKPTDQFNLALADYVAPKESGRADYVGAFVVTAGIGVPALCAKYEKDHDDYNSIMVKALADRLAEAFAEWLHKQVRLEWGYGKTEDLTNEDMIRERYRGIRPAPGYPACPDHTEKRTLFDVLNAEAQAGVTLTESYAMLPAAAVSGLYFAHPEAKYFAVGKINRDQVEDYATRKNLPVGEVERWLAPNLNYDA, from the coding sequence ATGCCGGTACATGAAGTTCGCGACCTCCTGCGAGAGCGCATCCTGATCCTGGATGGTGCCATGGGTACCATGATCCAGCGGTATAAGCTGGACGAAGCCGCGTTTCGTGGGGAGCGTTTTCGAAATTGGACCAAAGATCTCAAGGGACACAACGATCTTCTGAATGTCACCCGGCCGGATGTCATTGAGGCGATTCACCGGCAGTACCTTGAAGCTGGCGCGGATATCATCGAAACCAATACGTTTAACTCGCAGTCTGTGTCGCTGGCTGATTACGGCATGGATGACCTGGGATATGAATTGTCGAAAGCCGGCGCCGAATGCGCGAAGCGGGCCGTGGCACAGGTCGTTGCCGCGCAGCCGACTCGCCGCTGCTTTGTGGCCGGTGCGATCGGTCCCACCACCAAGACCTCTTCGGTCTCGACCGATTCGAACGATGCGGCGGCGCGTGGAACGACCTATCCTGAATTGGTGCAGGCCTACGGGGAGCAGGTGCGCGGCCTGTTGGACGGCGGCGTCGATCTGCTCCTGGTCGAGACGATTTTCGATACGCTCAACGCCAAGGCCGCATTTTTCGCGATCCAGCGGCTGTTTGCGGAAGGGGCGCGGCAGGTGCCGATCATGGCCTCGGTCACCTTCATTCAGGCCGGGAGCAACCGTGGGTTTTCGGGTCAGACGGTCGAAGGGTTTTGGAATTCCATCTCGCATGTGCCGTTGCTCAGCGTGGGCATGAACTGCGCATTGGGGCCGAGAGAAATGCGGCCGCTGATCGAAGAGCTCTCGCAGATCGCGCCGATTTTTGTCAGCAGCCATCCGAATGCCGGATTGCCCAATCCCTTACTGCCGACAGGATTTCCGGAAACGCCGGATTCGTTGGCACCACAGCTGCGCGAGTGGGCGCAGAACGGCTGGCTCAATATCGTGGGCGGCTGCTGCGGGACGACGCCCGACCATATCCGTTCGATCGCCACGGCTGTGAAAGGTGTGACGCCACGGCAGCCCTCCAAGGTCGAGCCCTACTTGCGGCTGAGCGGCCTGGAGGCCTTGACGGTGCGGCCTGAGTCGAATTTCGTCAATGTCGGGGAGCGCACCAATATCACCGGCTCACCGGCCTTTTCCAAGCTGATTCTGGCCGGCGATTATGACAAGGCGCTGACCGTCGCGCGTCAGCAGGTGGAAGGCGGGGCGCAGGTCATCGACATTAATATGGACGAAGGCATGCTGGACTCCAAAGCGGCAATGCAGAAGTTTCTGCGGCTGCTGGCGGCGGAATCGGACATCGCTCGGGTGCCGATCATGGTGGACAGTTCCAAGTGGGAGGTCATCGAAGAGGGCCTTCGCAACATACAGGGGAAGGGCATCGTCAATTCCATCAGTCTGAAGGAAGGCGAGGCGAAGTTCCTCGAACAGGCGCGGCTCATCCGTCGGTACGGCGCGGCGATCGTGGTCATGGCGTTCGATGAACGGGGGCAGGCTGACTCGGTTGCACGGCGGATCGAGATCTGTGAGCGGTCCTATCGTCTGCTGACGGAACAGGTCGGGGTGCCGCCGCAGGATATTATTTTCGATCCGAATATTCTCACGGTCGCGACCGGACTCGAAGAGCACAACAACTACGCGGTCGATTTTATCGATGCGACACGGTGGATCAAGCAGCACTTGCCGCTGGCGAAGGTCAGCGGCGGCGTCAGCAATATTTCGTTCTCGTTCCGCGGCAACAACGTCGTGCGCGAGGCGATGCATGCTGCGTTCCTCTACCATGCCATACAGGCCGGCCTCGACATGGGCATCGTCAATGCGGGGCAGCTGGCCGTCTACGAGGAGATCCCCAAAGATCTGCTGACGCTGGTCGAAGACGTGCTGCTGAATCGCCGGCCGGATGCCACGGAGCGGCTGGTGGCCTTTGCCGACACGGTCAAACAGAAGGGCAAGACGGCGGTCAAGGATGATGAGTGGCGGACAAGACCGGTGGAGGAACGGTTGGCCCATGCGCTGGTGAAAGGACTGACCGACTACATCGATCAGGACGTGGAGGAGGCGAGGCAGAAGTCCTCCCGGCCGCTCGACGTGATCGAGGGGCCGCTGATGGCGGGCATGAACATTGTCGGCGATCTCTTCGGGTCGGGAAAAATGTTCCTGCCGCAAGTGGTGAAGAGCGCCCGAGTCATGAAGAAAGCGGTGGCGTATCTCATGCCGTTTATGGAAGCCGAAAAGTTACGGTTGGGCACGTCCCGCGCGAACGGCAAGGTCCTGCTCGCGACCGTCAAGGGCGATGTGCACGATATCGGCAAGAACATCGTAGGTGTGGTGTTGGGCTGCAACAACTATGAGGTGATCGACCTTGGCGTGATGGTGTCTTGCGAAAAGATTCTGGCGGCCGCGCGTGAGCATCAGGTGGATATGGTCGGGCTGAGCGGCTTGATCACTCCATCGTTGGATGAAATGGTGCATGTGGCCAAGGAGATGACGCGCCAGGGGTTTACGGTGCCATTGCTCATCGGCGGCGCCACGACCAGCAAGGCCCACACGGCCGTGAAAATTGCCCCTTCGTACGGCCATGCGACGGTGCATGTGCTCGACGCCTCCCGCGCCGTCGGTGTCGTGGGCAGTCTGATCAATGAAGAGCAACGAGAGAGCTTTTCTGCCGGTGTACGTGCCGACTATGACCGCATCCGGCAGGCGCATCAGGATCGAGGGCCGAAAACCCTGCGTAGCCTGGAAGCAGCCCGGAAGCACAAGCTGTCGACTGATTGGGCCGCTGCCGATATCCCCGCGCCTTCATTCACCGGCGTGCGTCAGATCGATCGGATGCCGTTGCGTGAGTTGGTGCCCTATATCGATTGGTCGCCGTTTTTTCATACGTGGGAATTGCGCGGCCGGTATCCGGCTATCCTGGACGATGCCACGGTGGGTCCGAAGGCCAAAGAACTCTTGGCGGATGCACAGGCGTTACTGGAGGAGATCATCCAGGGTGAGTTGCTGACGGCTCGCGGTGTCTACGGGTTCTTTCCCGCCAATAGCGCGGGTGACGACATTCATCTCTATCGGGATCCGGATCGACGTGAGCCGCTGGCCACTTTCCACACGCTCCGGCAACAGATGGAGAAGCCGACCGACCAATTCAACCTGGCGCTTGCGGATTATGTCGCGCCCAAGGAGTCCGGGCGTGCCGACTATGTGGGCGCGTTTGTGGTGACGGCCGGCATCGGCGTGCCGGCGCTCTGCGCGAAGTATGAGAAGGATCATGACGACTACAATTCCATCATGGTCAAGGCCTTGGCGGATCGGCTGGCGGAGGCCTTTGCCGAATGGCTGCACAAGCAGGTGCGGCTGGAATGGGGATATGGGAAGACGGAGGACCTCACGAACGAAGACATGATTCGCGAGCGGTATCGGGGGATCCGGCCGGCTCCCGGTTATCCGGCCTGTCCGGATCACACGGAGAAGCGGACGCTCTTCGATGTATTGAATGCCGAGGCTCAAGCGGGGGTGACGCTGACCGAATCCTACGCCATGCTGCCGGCGGCTGCGGTCAGCGGCTTGTATTTTGCGCATCCGGAGGCCAAGTATTTTGCCGTGGGCAAGATCAATCGCGATCAGGTGGAGGATTACGCGACCCGCAAGAATCTACCGGTCGGCGAAGTAGAGCGGTGGCTGGCTCCAAATCTGAACTACGATGCGTAA
- a CDS encoding putative signal transducing protein: MPRHHPENSTKLVTLCESGDVGELALIKSLLDGNGITYTVQHEHVGALYPGVALLGSRVMVEERDKQRAEVLLSRLALHIRETTGDVDG; this comes from the coding sequence ATGCCAAGACACCACCCTGAAAATTCCACGAAGCTGGTCACCCTGTGTGAGTCGGGTGATGTCGGTGAGTTGGCGTTGATCAAGAGCCTGCTCGACGGCAATGGGATTACCTACACGGTGCAGCATGAGCACGTCGGGGCGTTGTACCCCGGGGTCGCGCTGTTGGGCAGCCGGGTGATGGTGGAGGAGCGGGACAAGCAGCGGGCCGAGGTGCTGCTCAGCCGTCTGGCCCTGCACATTCGTGAAACGACCGGTGATGTGGACGGATGA
- a CDS encoding XTP/dITP diphosphatase — protein sequence MQIVLATRNQHKKQELVALLGGMDITIRTLDDFPDAPDVVEDGETCEANAMKKAVEIARYTGLPAVADDTGLEVDALGGRPGAFAARYAGEQASYEDNWRKLLQELRGIPAEDRGARFITVAAIAFPAGKTFSTKGVLEGVIAEEATGSRGFGYDPVFFLPEYHQTLAQLSPDVKNRISHRARAFTQARTLLEQMMAEQNSVGA from the coding sequence ATGCAGATCGTGCTGGCGACCAGGAATCAGCATAAGAAGCAGGAGCTGGTCGCCCTATTAGGCGGTATGGATATCACGATTCGTACACTGGACGATTTTCCCGACGCGCCGGACGTGGTGGAGGACGGCGAGACCTGTGAAGCCAACGCGATGAAAAAGGCCGTCGAGATCGCTCGGTATACGGGACTGCCGGCGGTGGCAGATGATACCGGATTGGAGGTCGATGCCCTCGGCGGGCGCCCGGGAGCCTTTGCGGCGCGGTACGCCGGTGAACAGGCCAGCTATGAAGACAATTGGCGGAAGCTATTGCAGGAGCTTCGTGGTATTCCAGCGGAAGATCGTGGTGCCCGCTTTATAACCGTGGCGGCCATTGCGTTTCCTGCCGGCAAGACCTTCTCGACCAAAGGGGTGTTAGAGGGAGTCATTGCCGAAGAGGCGACGGGCTCCCGTGGTTTTGGGTATGATCCGGTCTTTTTCCTGCCGGAATATCATCAGACTCTGGCCCAGCTGTCGCCGGATGTGAAAAATCGAATCAGCCATCGGGCCCGTGCCTTTACCCAGGCCAGGACTCTGCTCGAGCAGATGATGGCGGAACAGAACTCAGTCGGGGCGTAG
- a CDS encoding formylglycine-generating enzyme family protein translates to MLLLTLCLFPTIGYQPSAFAAPRVDDMVMVPAGEFTMGASAESGGLPDERPLRLIYLGAFWIDRHEVTNVAYQEFVQATGYQAPANSAPALTLWEHNAPLPGIEQHPVVNVSWLDAVAFCRWANKRLPTEAEWEKAARGTDGRTYPWGNEWSFENGNSASYWARQTVQFADSTEWDAFWVKGVGAAISKEKGLKGEILTLPVGSFPAGASPYGVLDMAGNAAEWVQDWYNPNDYRTATLTNPQGPERGAIKAMRGGSWLKPAISLRTTDRDWGTMDSRPSGTGFRCARDAY, encoded by the coding sequence GTGCTCCTTCTGACACTCTGCCTCTTTCCGACCATCGGCTATCAGCCATCAGCGTTCGCGGCTCCTCGGGTTGACGACATGGTCATGGTTCCGGCAGGTGAATTTACGATGGGGGCCTCGGCAGAGAGCGGCGGGCTTCCGGATGAACGTCCGCTACGGCTCATCTACCTCGGGGCGTTCTGGATCGATCGGCACGAAGTCACCAACGTAGCCTATCAGGAATTCGTGCAGGCCACCGGATACCAGGCACCAGCCAACTCCGCTCCGGCATTGACGTTGTGGGAGCACAACGCGCCTCTACCCGGCATCGAGCAACATCCCGTCGTCAATGTCAGTTGGCTTGATGCCGTGGCCTTCTGTCGCTGGGCGAACAAACGCCTCCCGACTGAAGCGGAATGGGAAAAGGCGGCACGGGGAACAGACGGGCGAACCTATCCCTGGGGCAACGAATGGAGTTTCGAGAACGGCAACAGCGCGAGCTACTGGGCCCGTCAGACGGTGCAGTTCGCCGACAGCACGGAATGGGACGCGTTCTGGGTCAAGGGTGTCGGCGCAGCCATCTCCAAAGAAAAGGGCCTGAAGGGAGAAATCCTGACCTTGCCGGTGGGCAGCTTTCCGGCTGGTGCCAGCCCCTACGGAGTGCTGGACATGGCGGGCAATGCCGCCGAATGGGTGCAGGACTGGTACAACCCCAACGATTACCGCACGGCGACGCTCACCAACCCCCAGGGTCCGGAACGCGGGGCCATCAAGGCCATGCGCGGCGGATCCTGGCTCAAACCGGCGATCAGCTTACGCACGACTGATCGCGACTGGGGGACGATGGACAGCCGCCCTTCTGGAACCGGGTTCCGTTGTGCCCGGGACGCCTACTGA
- a CDS encoding HD domain-containing phosphohydrolase, giving the protein MSIPSVTEVTTQQAILENRNILIVDDEEPIRRLLGYLLEPHGYKVALAGEAREARQRMESGSYALVLCDVNMPGESGMDLIRHILTQYPSTAVIMITGLDSPVLANAALDMGAFGYVIKPFEANEVLINVANALRRRKLEIENAMHRENLEEVVRTRTIALQQALEWLERSEKELRLSREETIQRLAIAAEYRDSSTAQHIQRMSHYCELLARRYGLSPERCDLIRTASPMHDIGKIGTPDHVLLKPGKFTPEEFKVITQHTEIGYRILAGSDSELLKVAALIAWTHHERFDGTGYPRGLKGETIPLEGRITAIADNFDALTTQRVYKPAYDFDHAKELMLKERGKHFDPELLDIFFDSMEEITRIYDQFADPTWLSTSRHRAITQDQGEVA; this is encoded by the coding sequence ATGAGCATTCCGAGCGTCACCGAAGTCACCACCCAGCAAGCAATCCTCGAAAACCGCAACATCCTGATTGTGGACGATGAAGAGCCTATCCGTCGATTATTGGGCTACCTTCTCGAACCCCACGGATACAAGGTGGCGCTGGCGGGAGAAGCGCGCGAAGCCCGTCAACGGATGGAGAGCGGTTCCTATGCGTTGGTGCTGTGTGACGTGAACATGCCGGGCGAATCCGGCATGGATCTCATTCGCCACATCCTGACGCAATACCCCAGCACCGCCGTCATCATGATTACGGGCCTCGACAGCCCCGTCCTCGCGAATGCGGCCTTGGATATGGGCGCCTTCGGTTACGTCATCAAGCCGTTCGAAGCGAACGAAGTCCTGATCAACGTGGCCAACGCGTTGCGACGACGCAAGTTGGAAATTGAAAACGCCATGCACCGGGAGAATCTGGAAGAAGTCGTCCGGACCAGGACGATTGCCCTTCAGCAGGCACTTGAGTGGCTGGAGCGGAGCGAGAAGGAACTGCGCCTCTCCCGCGAAGAAACCATTCAACGGCTCGCGATCGCCGCCGAATACCGCGACAGTTCGACCGCGCAGCATATTCAACGAATGAGCCACTACTGCGAACTGCTGGCCCGTCGCTACGGGCTTTCACCCGAGCGATGCGATCTCATCCGCACCGCCAGTCCGATGCACGACATCGGCAAGATCGGCACCCCGGACCATGTGCTGCTCAAGCCAGGCAAGTTCACACCCGAAGAATTCAAGGTGATCACCCAGCATACGGAAATCGGGTACCGGATTCTGGCCGGGTCTGATTCGGAACTCTTGAAAGTCGCCGCGCTCATCGCCTGGACGCACCACGAACGCTTCGACGGCACCGGTTACCCGCGCGGACTCAAAGGCGAGACGATTCCGCTTGAAGGCCGGATCACCGCCATCGCCGATAACTTCGACGCCCTGACGACGCAGCGTGTCTACAAGCCGGCCTATGATTTCGATCACGCGAAGGAACTGATGCTTAAGGAGCGGGGCAAGCACTTCGATCCGGAACTGCTGGATATCTTCTTCGACTCGATGGAGGAGATCACACGCATTTACGATCAATTTGCCGATCCGACCTGGTTGTCCACCTCCCGTCACCGCGCCATCACGCAGGACCAGGGAGAAGTCGCATGA